The Lactuca sativa cultivar Salinas chromosome 2, Lsat_Salinas_v11, whole genome shotgun sequence genome includes a window with the following:
- the LOC111900312 gene encoding transcription factor bHLH18 encodes MDTSSPWLSELEIQDQGFVNQLQMIRPYYVVADFSLDSFSSESNSKNPSFPDQGFKSPSIIKETTNINTLHSYNKSINDINNNYTPTDEKPKPKPLPNIPNTFTISFGDQKPKDEFILLSDSLGCTTGTKKGTTVIRNRIQLQDHMLAERKRREKLARRFLSLSALLPGLKKMDKAAILEDASSYIQELQGRVKELEGLSDMKGINMQPIVKRSKLSCSNDDGSWSSDEANFGEIRSPYNPEIEVRMSGSSVIVRIYCLKNYVSLVKVFDEMEKLGLSITSSSTLPFASTTIVITIIAKKTNGFFMTSTDLVNNLQLAI; translated from the exons ATGGATACGTCGTCACCATGGCTATCGGAACTG GAAATACAAGATCAAGGATTCGTCAATCAGCTTCAGATGATTAGACCTTATTACGTGGTAGCAGACTTCAGTCTTGATTCATTTTCCTCAGAAAGCAACAGCAAGAACCCATCTTTTCCAGATCAAGGTTTTAAATCTCCATCGATCATCAAAGAAACAACCAATATCAATACGCTGCATAGTTATAATAAAAGCATCAACGATATTAACAACAACTATACTCCAACTGATGAAAAACCAAAGCCAAAGCCCCTTCCCAATATTCCCAACACTTTTACTATATCATTCGGAGATCAAAAACCTAAAGATGAGTTCATCCTTTTAAGCGATTCATTGGGTTGCACAACTGGAACAAAAAAGGGTACAACTGTGATCAGGAATCGAATTCAGCTTCAAGACCATATGCTGGCTGAGAGGAAGAGAAGAGAAAAGTTAGCCCGAAGATTTCTTTCTTTGTCTGCTCTACTTCCTGGCCTGAAGAAG ATGGATAAAGCAGCTATCTTAGAAGACGCATCTAGCTATATACAAGAACTTCAAGGTCGCGTGAAGGAACTTGAGGGATTATCAGACATGAAGGGAATAAATATGCAACCGATTGTCAAGAGATCAAAGCTTAGTTGTAGCAATGATGATGGTTCTTGGTCTTCTGATGAAGCAAATTTTGGAGAAATACGAAGTCCTTACAATCCAGAGATCGAAGTGAGGATGTCAGGAAGCAGTGTTATAGTACGAATCTACTGCCTGAAGAACTATGTGTCATTAGTCAAAGTGTTTGACGAGATGGAGAAGCTTGGCCTTTCAATCACGAGTAGCAGCACTTTGCCATTTGCAAGTACCACTATTGTTATCACCATAATTGctaag AAGACGAATGGCTTCTTCATGACATCAACGGATCTTGTTAACAACTTGCAACTAGCTATATGA